From the Papaver somniferum cultivar HN1 chromosome 2, ASM357369v1, whole genome shotgun sequence genome, the window ttaaggacatgttgttgaacctgtgattctgccctcatcaatttgttcgtggtagagttgtttgatacggttctttatatttattgtttgagacGTCTGACGTTTTTTCTAttattgcaagactccaacattgAATTGAAGGGTTACACAACATCCCGCAAAATAGAGGACATGTATATTAATCCGGTGGATCGAAATGTTATCATCATTGAGGACCAAGGTTGCTGCCTTGTCTACAACATTTCAACTctaacacatgtttcgacccatacccatgcgcgtgtaccaagcaccaagtccgtgtatacttgaaattattttttgcaagtttttaacttgataaataatttatttaagagttttatttatggaaaaaattccttttttttgtttaatttttttacaagaaacaaaactcgttttataagaaaaaatctaaacctaacttgatttgcaagttaattttcctataaatacaactcgaaaatctcttttcaaaacacacaagcagcgaccatctctaggtctaattttcttcatcttcttgcttttattttcgtgcggcattttacttccatccccgttgctgagtttaagagtgggtaacttgtattgtgctaatacaagttatatcggcagtcttatcctggacacatattcgcacgttggggtttagcattactttagagtatacccgcgaactaatgtgttaaggacagcttgttgaatctgtgattctgccctcatcaatttgttcgtggtagagttgtttgatacggttctttatatttattgtttgatacatctgacatttcttctattgttgcaacaCTCCAACATTGAATTGAAGGGTTACACAACATCCTGCAAAATAGAGGACATGTATATTAATCCGGTGGATCGAAATGTTATCATCATTGAGGACCAAGGTTGCTTCCTTGTCTACAACATTTCAACTttaacacatgtttcgacccatacccatgcgcgtgtacaaagcaccaagtccgtgtctacttgaaattattttttgcaagtttttaacttgataaataatttatttaagagttttatttatggaaaaaattccttttttgtgtttaattgttatacaagaaacaaaactcgtttcataagaaaaaacctaaacctaacttgatttgcaagttaattttcctataaatacaactcgaaaatctcttttcaaaacacacaagcagcgtccatctctaggtatacttttcttcatcttcttgcttttattttcgtgaggcgttttacttccatccccgttgctgagtttaagagtgggtaacttgtattttgctaatacaagttatatcaggcagtcttatcctggacacatcttcgcacgttggggtttatcattactttagagtatacccgcgaactaatgtgttaaggacagattgttgaacctgtgattctgccctcatcaatttgttcgtggtagagttgtttgttacggttctttatatttattgttttataCATCTAACGTTTTCTTCTATTGTTTCAAGACTCCAACATTGAATTGAAGGGTTACACAGCATCCCGCAAAATAGAGGACATGTATATTAATCCGGTGGATCGAAATGTTATCATCATTGAGGACCAAGGTTGCTTCCTTGTCTACAACATTTCAACTCTAACACATGAAGTTCTGCATGGTTTTCCTATTCCATCTCCTATCAGAAAGAAAAATTTACTACCATTTTTTATCACACCCAAGCCAACTGTGtttccttccttcaaaagaaTTCACTAAAAGAAATAAAACTCTGTACTTCATAAATTTTTTAGGTTAAATTGAAAAAGTGATCGACTTTTTCCCTGGAACGAAGAAAATATATGTGTATATTTTTAAGTGAAATCTAGTTACAAGTTTCTTTTAGTCGTCTCTTCTTTGGctgcaaacttttttttttcctttagatagAGGCAAGTGAGGTTTGTAAAGAGATAAGAACTTTCTTCTCTTTTTGGTGGTTAATGTCCCATAAAAAGTTCAAAAACGTAATGCTAcctaaggctaacccctatgggttAGATATTTAGCTGCTaaattggccatccacgtcagattGCGCAACCTCCTAACCCCTATGGGGATGGCCAATCTAGCCGCGAAACGTCTAACAATTCGGCGTCCAACGCCGAACCAAACAACgttacatttttattttctaagaaaACTAATTATTTAATATTTCTTTGTccccctttttttcttctctctccatCCTTTCCTCTCtccctctttttttctctctctatttcttcCTCTTTCCCACGTTCTCCATCattttatttccttctttttttctctctctctgtcACTTTCTCTCTTTCtacgaaaaaaaatatatagCGCTGAACCATTCGGCGTTGTgaccactttttgagcgccgaacgattcagcgtttcaatctcgctgatagttggatGGCGAGCAGctgttaggagagagaactatccactatcactgttaactttttttccaacacttattttttgatttgcaacactttttggccaatctaacaCTCAAATCTAGCCTATAGGGGTTAGCCTAAGCCGCATATCAAACTAGATGACATATTTGGAGGAAAAGAATCGAGTCATTTGGGAAAAGATTTGGAGGACAAGAATGGcaaaatttgattcaaatgaagatctatccatcatcaaagcatggtacgccgaaactcgaaTTAAAAATTTGTCCTCCGTAAGGGTAGATGCTGAAACCAAATATAAGCTAGAATTTGGGAATCCGAATGGATGAAGTGTTCACAAGTCcatgatggtggattttcgacaaaggctaaaatcgtaaaatcatgctactgtatgtttctgacacggcttcagaaaTGTATGTGAAACTAATAATTTATGATTCGTGAACCATTTCacaatctctgactgagcgaaaaTAAATAACTGaattaattaatctaatctaATTTTTTTATGTTAATTAAGCAAGGGTAGATTATCCATTTTTAAAATAATTGGTTAAAAGGTATTgtgttttacttcataatgactcggaatttgtctcattaggtatatccCAATTTTTCAGGGTGTATCCAAATTTGGCCAAGTTTCTATTGTTAATGTTTCTCTTTTGCTCTTTTATTTATcataatttcttctttttttgctatttaatttctaattttatctgaattattatttatcctataaCAAGTCTATAATACAAAATAGAAGAGATTTCTGAGccttggacggtcggataacattttgagagacaaaagcTACATCCGACTATCCCAATCTCATCCCAGCAAAAGACAACCGACGATCGTGGTATTTGTAACCTCTTTCATTATAAATCAAAATTTATTGACCTATTAATTGATCACATCATAACTCAAAATATAAATTGAATattaaatacaaaaaagaaaagaggttAATTATTTTATGTATAAAATATCATAATAACACATTATGCATTAGTTGGATTTAGTGGTGGCAGGGTAAGTATGATGAGAAGTGATATACATGTATACGCTATTACTTGAATAACTCGGTTGTTGGATTTTGGGTGACGTATATGGCTAATTATATTATGTTCGCGTGGAAATTATTTTGTTTTGAAACAAAATAGAAAACTTTCTCGGAATTACGATTAAAAGTCTAGAATTTTTTTTACATCAGTCTTAGATTAGACTAAAgcagtgccgttacggcacgtgttatttctagattagatttgtaATGTCCTTCTATTATGGATATATGCATATAATCCTTATAATTAGTTTCTCaccaattaaaaaaaatttaatgtgCAAACAAAAAATGCTTACCAACTAAATACtacaactatataaactcatattttttattcaaaaaataaaatgactCATAGTTTTTTAAAACGAATTACCCACCTTTATCAACCTACAAAGAACAAATACTATTAAGACATTTGCATTTACAATATCTAAAACCCTTATATCTGCCTTGAAATAAATCAATTGTCCTTCCTCAACCTGCAAAAACCGACGAGCAAAGAACATTatgttaaaaaaacaaaaaattcatttcaatctgattcattttgtttttcttggAAATAaccgaaaaacaaaaataaatatatacaattaaGGTTTGCCCAAATAATGAATCATCAAAAAATTTCGCTTTAGGCATAGACTAATTTTAATTTCAGAGAAAAAAGAAATTTTATTTTAAAGCTTATATTTGGCCTAGCTAGGACATGTAGACTCACAAGTTTGCGTTCTTTACAGCCTTGCAAGTGGGACAACAATCTAGCTCGAAATAATATTCATTTTCAATGCtgaaactgaaaccctaattttttcacaAACATCCTTGGCTTTTATGGTGGTTTATTTTTTTCTCTGCATCTGCTAAGTTTATTTATTTGTATCTTCTTGATCCTGATTGTCTTTTCCTGCATAACAACACTATTGAGCATCTTTTATCTAAACCTTAAATTATTGACCTATCCTTGTCACCAAGTCTTTCTTTATTATCATGATTCACCTCTAGATTCTCCACTCCTGATTTGGTGTTGGAAATATCGAATATGAAAAACGTGAATAGCGGTGTTATATTTCATCCGGAAATGGTTGCAAATATCGATGAAGTTTCAACACAATATTCTGAGAAGTTTCAGCATAACATTCTGAATACAATACAACAGTATCACAGACCACCAATCTTTGGGATCAACTAAAGATTGTAAGTGTAATCTCTAAGGATCGAATAAAGGTATTTTAGGAAAATTATAATAATATACCTGGCATTTTTATCAGAAACTAATATTTTTATCAATTATAAGTGTAACGAATTTATAATTATTTGTATGACAAATATTTAAACAAGTTCTCATGGGTCAAAATAAGTCTTATTATAGTTTATAGTATTTATTTAAATCTTTATGACTGACTATTATTCCATCTCATATCGTGtcattacggcacgggttatttctagtcacTAACAAAACCCAACTTAAAATATTTTGGATAAAACAAAAAATCGCCCGGTACTCCGTATTTATAATCTATTGTCTTGACAGAAATTGAGTTTCCGTCACTGTAAACTAAGAGATATATACAGATATATCATAACATCTTGTTTTTAAGTAAAATGCATGACCATGGTGTTTGGCTTTAGGGAAAGCACTATGTTGCACCACTTTTCTTGGCTATAGCTAGCTATATGATAGCCAAGAGATATCCAACCCAACAACCATCTCGTATGGACCCGCTTATATGATAGCTATGGACGTGGTGTTCTGAACTTAGAATGTAGCCATATATACCTGATGTTCAGAATATAGAAAtcgatgtatatatatatatatatatacgtggtGTTCTGAACATATAAATCGATGTAGCCATATATACGTGTTgaaagttaaaccaagatagtgTGAACACGGTGTTTCATATACGGAAGGTACCAGTTTTAGGAAACTGGTTTATAGTGTGAATACGGTTTTTCTTATATACGGAAGGTGCCAGTTTTAGGAAACTGGTTTATAGTGTGAACACGGTTTTTCTTGTATACGGAAGGTGTCATTTTTAGGAAACTTTTTTATCGAGGAGTTTGTTTGGCTTAAGAATTtgtttagagttttcagtttctagAAGaattctatgtttagagtttgagttatattaggaaagtgttttCTTAGTCGTCAAGTCTGTTAAACAATATatataggctgttgagccatgagtttGAATTACATCAATAGAGAGAATTGTTTGAGTTACGTTTTgtgttcattaagtctttgatatcagattttctacatctggtatcagagcacttGTATCAGATTCTAGGGATGTGGGTATGAGTTGTTGAGAATAAGAAGATAACGAGTTTAAGTTCAATCAAGGTACCTGTTTGAAGGTAAAAAATTTGAACAGTGGAGGTTACAGATGGAGAATATTTTCATATATCAAGAGGTGTGGGATATTGTGAAAGATGGCTATGATGAACCAGCAGCAGGAGCTGTTTTAACAGCAGAACAACAAACTGCTTTAACAAAAAACATGAAGAATAACTCTAAAGCAACCTATATTCTTCATCAGGGTATTCATGAGTCTCTCATGGATAGAGTTATCTATATTAAAGAagctaaagaagcatgggatggTTTGGTAAATTATTACAAAGGTTCTGACAAAGTTAAGAAGGTGAGATTACAAAATCTGAAGCGTAGATATGAACTGTTACAGATGGAATCATCAGAGACAACATAAGACTTCTTCTCAAAGACAttgaatcttgtcaatgagatgaaaGTTAATGGTGACACCATAGAAGACTCAGCTATTGTGGAAAAGATCTTAAGAAGCTTACCTGAGAAGTTTGAATCAAAAGTAACTGCTATAGAGGAATGTAATACTGCTGCAACTATGACTCTTAATGAGTTATTAGGTTTATTACAGGCTTATGAACAGAGGTTACTTGAAAAAACAGCTGCTGCAAAAACAGTAGAGGAAGCACTACAAAGTCAAGTCAGATGGACTAACAATCAAGGAAATTCTAGCTTTGGAGGAAGATCAAATAATGGAAGTTATcagagaagatataattttggagGAAGATCAAATAATGGAGGATATGAGGGAAGAAAACTAGTAGATAAAGCAAAGCTTCAGTGTGATAATAATTGTGGAAATTTTGGACATTTTTCTTTTGATTGTCCAAAGCCTAGAAAAACAACAGAAAATAACTACAAAGCCAACTTCAAAGCAAATATAGCTgaaagtcaagaagaagaagaagaagaagaagaagaagaacaaaaagctGAAAACATGCTACTTTCTTGTCATACTGCAGAAAAACAACCTCAACTTAAGTGGTACTAAGATATTGGCTGTATAAATCATATGTGTGGAAGAAAAGACTTATTTGATAAGCTTGATGAGTCTGTAAGATCAACTGTGAAGTTTGGTAATAGTTCTACAATTCCTGTTATGGGAAAAGGAAGAATAGGAATTGTTCTTAAGAATGGTTCAAAGGCATACATAATGGATGTATTTGATGTACCTGGTTTACATCAGAATTTGCTGAGCATGGGGCAGTTATCAGAAAGAGGATACTCTATGAACATTTAGATTGGTATCTGTTTCATtagagatagaagaagaagactgATAGCAAAAGTACAGATGACCAAAAGCAGATtatttcctttgaatattcaGCATCAGAAGGAAAGTTGTTTCAATACTCATGTGCATAATGATAGTTGGTTATGGCACAAGAGAATGGTTCATGAAAACTTTAATAGTTTACaagttttatctaagaaggagatGGTGTCAGGTCTACCAATTATAGAGCTTCCAGAGTCAAGATGTGAGAATTGTATATTTGGAAAGCAGCACAGAGATCCATTCCCAGTGAACAAAGATAGAAGAGCTGAACAACATTTGGAGATAATACACAGTGACTTGTGTGGTCCTATTGAAGTTAcatcacatggaggtaataactatttcataactttcattgatgattttagtagaaagGCTTGGGTGTATCTACTTAAACAAAAAAGTGATGCTTTTCATGCTTTTAGAAGTTTTAAAGCATAtgatgagaaacaaattggtAAGAGCATCAAGATATTGAGAACTGATAGAGGAACAGAATATACTGTTGTTGATAGTTACATGGAAGAACATGGTATTCTACATCAGTTAACTGCTAGATATACACCTCAACAGAATGGTGTTGCTGAGAGAAAGAACAAAACTATAATGGAGATGGaaagaactataagaagaacaaaagatttaccTAAGAATTTTTGGGGTTATGCAGTTGATACAACAGTGTATTTACTTAACAGATATCCTACAA encodes:
- the LOC113351987 gene encoding uncharacterized protein LOC113351987: MKVNGDTIEDSAIVEKILRSLPEKFESKVTAIEECNTAATMTLNELLGLLQAYEQRLLEKTAAAKTVEEALQSQVRWTNNQGNSSFGGRSNNGSYQRRYNFGGRSNNGGYEGRKLVDKAKLQCDNNCGNFGHFSFDCPKPRKTTENNYKANFKANIAESQEEEEEEEEEEQKAENMLLSCHTAEKQPQLKCSTIPVMGKGRIGIVLKNGSKAYIMDVFDVPGLHQNLLSMGQLSERGYSMNI